Below is a genomic region from Xiphophorus hellerii strain 12219 chromosome 1, Xiphophorus_hellerii-4.1, whole genome shotgun sequence.
AAGCTTGGAATAAGCTTTTAGGTAGCAATAAGTATCTCTAtcagtgtgttttaatttttaattataaatctGTACAAATCAATCGTTCATTTCGCTTTTGTCTGGCCATCAAAAAAAACACGAAAACACAACCGAACATATTAAACCCAACCCTTGCTAGCCTAGCTCTCTGCTAGCTTTtagctaacaagctaacaaAGCTAGCAACCCATTAAACTAGCCGCTGTTACAACTGAGCTCAacaactggatcagaaccgaacTAACTGCGGATATAAACGGACCGCAATGAAGCACAGCCTTACCAGGTCAACTTTAGGGATTGGTAGTGTTTTTTCTCAGCCAATAAAAGCAGATTGGGGTAAGATTTTAACCGAAGAGACAGGCGGTCACTGATGATGCTGCACTGGGGCAGCTGTGGTCGACTCCAGGATGCAGCCAAGGCGGGTGAAAGAGGGGAGGAGGTCCCGCTGAAACTATAGCCACATCTTAAAAACACAGCACTGGAAGGGTTACAGGCGAGACGAGCGGAAAGAGACACCCATCACATAGATTTGGATAGCACTTCCGTTTCTGCACAGCCAAAGAAGACACGAAACTGCATAACTGAGACGCCAAACGACTATTTGATTAGGTGCAGACGGGCGAAATCCCGAGTTTGGAGGTCCTGCACCAACCAGAAGATTTTCCTAGGACTTTATTCACAGAATGTACAATAGTGGATATCAAGCTTAAATCGCTTCACAAAACTGAGTTTAACTGAAATAGGTGAGAGTGAAATAGGATGTGCTGTTATACACATATGTCAGTTTATCagtaataatatgaaaaacattatcaaaaaacaaacttacatttaaaaaatttaaaatatcagttttgATATTTCTTatagtgagatttttttttttttccatttgtgagCAGGAAATGTATTCTTTGAAAGTTAGGGTAAATCTTGCCAGAAACATCCGGGCACACCAGCAAAAGCTTAGCAATATCCAAAACCTACTGACAACAAGTTTAAGTAATTTATAAAATGCAGTTccttaaaacaataaacatctCTACATTGTAATTCTTGCCTTTTGGGCCACGTGTTGAAGTCTTTATAAAACTGTGACACAGTAatggaaacattaaatattcaaGAAGACTTCTTTGTGCCGCTCTTTGCAGTTTGCTGCAGGATAATAAACTCCAGAATAAGTTTGGCTGTCCGACACGGCTTCTCCATCACCACAGAGTGACCACAGTTGTCCAGCAAGTCCACCCTGCATCCAGGCACCAACTCAGCAATGACTGTAGCTCCAGAGACATCCACCACCTGGACATATATACAAGACTTTCATATATTCTTCACACTTTTTCACTGTGATTTCAGAAGGGAAACTTGTGGCACAATCTTTAAAAGCTTATAGGTTTGACAGCACATGCGCCTTAAGTGTCTAAAGAGATTTTGCAAAATGATCAAACATCATAGTTACCTGATCTTGTTTGCCCCAAATCACTTGTAAAGGTGAGGTTATGAGATGCAAATGCTCCTGTAAGGCATATCTTGAGTTCTCACCGATGATCTCCAtaaaaactaatagaaaaaagccCTATTTTATTTGTGCAATATATTCATCATagtaagacattaaaaaaaacaaaaaacaatgaactAACCTTCTTCATAAAATGCGTTGTGAGGTTCTCGCACATCAACCAATCCCTgaagaatctaaaaaaaaatataacaaaacctTGAAAATCCTCAGAATGCGACAATCGTTTCATGGTCTGCACCCCTTATTAGTTTAGAGTTAAATTCACTTTTCATGACTGACCTGCTGAGGAATTTTAAAGCGAACATGAGAACAGAGTTTGAACATGTCCTCCATCTCGTCTGGTGTAGTTGGGATCAGCGGGATGTTCAGTGTGAAGTTGCTGTGTTCCAGATCTTGAAGGTGATTGTCAAATTTGGTCTCACATGGATGTCTGATTCCTGAAAGACGAACCCAGAGTCTTACTGATTAGAAACATGCCTTTTCACATTTGGTAACATTATAACTGCAAAGTTTGAGTGTATTTTTCTCAAATCGGATGTGATAAAGCAACATAGTGCACTATTTTAAGGTGGATGGGAAGTGATGTGTGGTTTccaaatttacaaaataaagccaaatatagtaaaattttgaaaagttctTGTTCAGACCTCTGTTCTAACATCTTGATGAACCTTCTTTTGCTACAGTTACAGTTCTGAGTCATCTGGGATGTGCCTTTACAATCATGTGCATGGTCTGACATTTTTGTccattccttttaaaaaaatagtccAAACCCTGTCAGACTGTGAACAtgttttttcaagttttcaacATGCTTTGACCTAAACCCGTGGTCCGCAACCAACGGACCTCGGTCCGGATACGGACCCATATGCCATCCCATCCGGACCCGGagtaaattgttaaaatatttgttaattttgacgggagaattaattttaaaccggagcatttatttttttccctatctGACACAAGTGCTTTTACCAACACTGCACTGAGCAAGGATTGGAAGCTACAAACCAATCGCGTGCGAGTCATACTAACCACGTGGTTCAACTAGCGAATCAAATCGCCAGCCTGAACTCAGAGCGAGTTGTATGAGCAAACCGAAGCAGAGGTTTGTAGCCAGGCACAGACATCCACGCAGTGTGATATAaggaagaggaggtgaaagGCGAGCGAAAAGCGATTGAAGCGAGAAACGCAGGGAGGTGATACAGGAAGATAGGGCGTGAATTACAGTCAGAAGAGGTGCAAACACTATGGCGCtatctaaaaagagaaaagtagatGCCGAAAATCGAGCGTTCAACACGGAATGGACGGATGCATACATGTTCATTCTTCCGCCCGCGAGCACGAAACCAGTGTGCCTCATATGCTCCGAAACCGTGGCACTTGTTAAAAGTGCCAATGTCAAGCGTCACTATGAGACTAAGCACAAAGCATTTGACCAATCATACCCCCCTAAGTCCGAACTCCGGACGCAGAAAATTCGAAGTCTCACTGCCCAATATGATCAGTCCACCAGGGTATTAAGCCGTGCTTTCAGCGCACAACAAAcatacacaacaaaaatatcGTTCCAAGCTCACCAATGAGCATCTGCACATGTGCATGAGAATGGCCCTGACCTCCTTCAAgcccagatttaaaatgttggcagGGCAAGCCAAAGCTCAATTCTCACACTGAGCAAGGGAAATTGGGGGAAGACAGATGTAAGAGAAATCTGTAAGAGAAATAGTTCAGGTGTTTTGAGAGTTGTTTTGTTGAGCAGAAATATTGAGATTgttcaaacaaaaggaaactgaagctgctattttttcttaagcactttctttatttttgaatacataatttagttatttttaatttaaactgcagCCACACAATGTTATCCTGTGTTTCAGTGCtaataaacttttttgaaattattttaacctgtattattattttttttaacaccatgtATTCCGATATTGTCATACTGCAAATAGACGATATTGCGGACCTCTGCTTGAGGAAATTTCTTTGAACTGGACCTCCTCACAGTTTTCTTGAATACCCCTGACCTAAACCATTCCTTTGCCGCTCTGTTCTGCTCTGGCTGGATGTTTAGGGTTGATTGAAATTTAACATCCACTCTGGCCTCAAGACCTTTGCAGCCTTAAACgagttttcttccagaattgcccagtatttttctctaaatacaGGGTGAATTAAAAAGGTAtacccacagcataatgctttGATCAGAGcacgtttttttccccccttcttcCTTCTTTATGGCTTGTGGCATGGGAAACATTTCATTCAAGAAGTCAATAAACTAccataaagaccagatttgtgAAGTGAGAAAAATGCTTATCCAGTCCACAGATTCTCCCAATGAGCAGTGGGTCTCTGGAGGTTTTCGAGAGTGACCATGATTGGTTTGCACGTCTGtcatagtttttatattttcagaacAGGCACAAGTTTTATAACCTTTAcatttctccacaactttctccctgagCTGTCTGTTGTGTTCCTTGGTGCTTGGTtgtcatgatgctgtttgtttgctGACATAAAACACCTGCACTTATAACAAggataaaatcacacacattaGGATATCTAAGTTACTTGCAAAGACAGTTGGTTGCAATCATAAAACTTTTTGAAatccatgtatcattttccttccaattcATTTTCCTTGGTTTGTAATATACAATTCAAATAATTGTATATGAACTGAGGGtgtggttgcaacatgacaaaatgtggaaaaattcaaGAATTGTGCAGTATAACTGACCATCGGGACAGATGAGAGTCATGCTGCAGATTTCCGAGGGATAGCAGGCTGCATAAACCCCAGCAACATTTCCCCCCATGGAGGTTCCCACCAGATGGAACGCTTTTCTGTTTAAGTGAATGCTTCCTACAAACTAAGAAGCATGAgagatgttaaaatatttggGGAACTAACAAATACTCTTATACAAGATATTTTGAAAGACCTTTCCTCAGAGTACCTGATGGATCCTTCTGACCTGCCCCTGAACGGAGTAATCCTCAGTGTTGGTGCGTGTCGTCCCCTCGTGGCCAGGCATGTCCACGCACACGATGTGCAGGTGCTTTGGTAAATACTGCAAAAGAGATAATGAGAAAGTAGAACAGCTAAAAACCCAGTTTTTCATTAATTGTGTGTACTTTCAGTGTTTAATTATTATGGCTTGTTCCattagtttttctcagtaatTTCTAGTTTGTCCAACCTTGACAACAGTCAGCCACATGTCTTTGTGAGCAGAGAAGCCGTGAAGCATCAGGATGGAGGGTCTCATCCCAGGTTTTCCTCTGTAGGAATAGCAGAAGCGATAACCTCCACAGTCTGCATAGCGAACCTGCAGGCCCAAAGTCCTTCTCCAGTACCTTAACACAAGCACAAATATTGGATGGGAATATTACTTGGAGCTCTTTGGAAGATGCCTACCCACTGTTTGCAGTTGTATCTATTTATAATGACAAGTTTTAGAGGAGAAACTCAGATCAGGAGATCTTCTATCAATGACAGGAGTTGGCAAAATCTTTAGTTTTTACttacacatttttatcatcAGTGAGTACATGTCTTTTcagattctaaaaaaaattcagacgTTTTAGTGGGTAAACTGCAGTATGACAACTGCAACTGAGAATAGGAACTTTGCATGCTTTGTGAGGGACTGCACTGAATTTTATCTTCTCCTAAGATGTAGATACATTTCTGCATTTCCAGAGCGCTAATCATACAAGAACCACCACTGGTCCTTTGTGGTGTGTCCTTCTCATAAACACTGTCTTGCAGTGTTGTCTTTacatgctgttttcttttgtggtTCCTCAATTCACAGTTTACTGTCAGAGCAGAATTATTCCCCTCATTTACGAGTTGGTGAAGACTTATCTCAGAAGAGATCTTGAAATAGATCTTATCTATAATCCTGGACAGCTATAAAGTAGTGAACAACTCCTGTTTCATAAAGATAACGAGACATTCATTGATACATCAGTGAAGCGTCTCCTCGGATATTGGTACACACACTTTGCTCCCTGTTTACATGCTGCATCTGGACTATCAATTACAAAGGCCTATCAGATTTTTAATGACAATGTAATGTAGCTTGGAAAGTTCTCAGATGCTTTATATTGACTAGAATAGAGTAATATGCCaataatgtaacaaaaaattaaactaaacttaAAGGATGGGTGAGTGAGACATTTACAACACTGGCACCCattattcaattcagttcagaaatactttattgatcccaaagggaaattaaattcaGTGTTACTGATGTTATATCGTCATGCATAGCAAGCTGCTTTACCAGTAATACACTTTAATGAGTACAGATGGCCAAAGAAGGAAGGAAGCCAGAAAAGCCAGGATGGGAATAGCCAGTGTTGCTCCAGCAATGAAGAACAGGTTCACTACATCCAGTTCAGCTGCCATGGCTGCCCTAAAAATCCAGAAAACTGACGGAAAGGGACCATGTTTAATAAACACAGAGGAAATGGTCTATTCTGTATCATGCATTTTCCAAAAGGCAACAGACTTACTTTTCATGAAATTTCTTGCTCTTTTTCCTCTGTCACATGAAAGCACATGGAAAAACTGTTTCGGTCCTACTGCTGTCTTAGGTCTAAAACGTCTGTGACTggagtttcaaataaaatgtcacagaGCAGCATGCTGTTAGCTTTGTCAGATTATGTTTGCTCTGGTGAAACTCATTGATTATCACTCATCATTAGGGGAAACAGGGCCACAACACGATTCGGTCAATCTTTTAAAGTGAAAGCACCGCCTCCAGTTTGCCTCTGTCTGACCACAGGAATTGTAAAGTATATGTTTAcgattaaaatttaaataaacctGCATTAAAGGCTTTTCAAAGGAGTGTTGTACTTCATTTCTATGGATATCagtcaaaatatatttatatgggATATGTAAAATCACATTTCCATTGATAAGAAtacaaaaaatagcaaaaagcAATGTAAATACAATACAGTATaaccaaaattaaattaatgaatccAACTGACTTACAGTTTTCAGAACCTAACATATGTTAGCATTATGTTTTACCCGTTATAtagtgtaattaaaaaaaacatccaacaggAAAATGTGTTGCcattatgaatatatatatatttttttactaaataatcTAATTTTCAAAGGAAAGCAGAAGGACATTACATTATTATTAGCCTGATGCTACATAACAGTTTAAATAGAATTTCATAAgtcatagttttatttaaaaaaaacaactaatttgtacatttaaaaaataatgtacaaattattttttgaccTGAGAAACGTAGCTCAAGCACTTTGTGGTCAGTTTTGAAAATCAGTTTAGTAATTCATTCTGAAGTCCAATATTTACCACTGGGTGTCATGATCGAGGCAGACTGAAACGTGGCCCTGTGTATCTGCAGTAGACGGGTTTGATGGCTTCTTGCACAGAGAGGCACTGAAGATGATGCAGCATTTCTTCTGCTTCGGGTGGTTGATCATCTGAGAGGAGCCTTGGCAGACATTTGATGCATCTGTAgactttatttcagattttccaaCAGACGATATTGATATGGTATGAAGGGTTTCTTTGAAGGGAAAAGTACAACAAATCGCTGCTGAGCTGATGATGACTCAACAGAAGAGGCCGGATCAGTAGAAATTGTTCGTCATCGCATCCGCCATATTGTGAGTGGCAAGTTCACTTTGGAGTCCAATACTGGTGTTGTTGCAATACAAGATAATAGAAAATACACACTAAAATGTATGTTCACCTAATATTGATGAGTCATTTacatatacaataaaatatgttctttCAGAACTAAAATGGtgctctttaaataaaatttagaagtcagaaaaacaaacaaaatcacctcaaaatctaatttaaacttGACTTAATTTACTCTTGAGAATGTATCACCCCACTATGTATCACTGAATGATTTACTCAATGAAGTGTTAGTTATAAAACGTAAAAACGTTTAGttcaattaattagattttccAGAAAGAATTATTGATAAAACcctttttagttattttaatgtCAACACATATGAATGATcacattttcttaatatttgttCAAACATAATGTAAAATTACTAAACAAATTATGAAGGCAGGTTCTTCTCAAATCTCaagacagatttttattcatattttaaaccttccacaagtttttttttatgataacCCTCAGGATGAGATTTATAAAATTTAGAATATTGTCTGTTTTATCATTAAAATGGCTGAATTCCGTTCCAACACACAAGATCCtatattttgttgttattctGCTATTTGAGAGATTATTTTAATTGCTATGACTGATAAGAGCGGGCAGAAATGCAAAGCAACAAATGATTGCATAGCTAAAACCTACTGAGTGCAGTGTAGAACTGTCACTCCACTACAGATGACCTACATACAAACTAGAGCAGAAGAAATGAGACATGTTAACTGTGCAGAGGGGCTCGCTTTGTGCAGGAACGcttcttatattttggtctaTATAGGACGAAGGGTGCTGGCCTAAATCTACAAGTCGCATCCACTGTTGTGTCTATATTCTCATAAACACATTGTGCTGCTTGTCATGTTGTATCCTGAGAGGGATTTGTGCCTTTCAGGATACAACAGAAAGCCAACAGAACAGAAATGTCAGGGCCAACGCGAGCAAAACTTCCAATTAGCCAACATAATGTTGGGAAATATGCTGTGTCCTCCCTCACACAGGAAAAGGCAAAGGGTCAAACTGCCTGCCTGAAGGGAGGGACAGCTCTGACTGGTCATAAGCTGTTGACAGAAAGGTCAGCTCCGCCAAGGTTGGATTAGTGGATAGACTGGGAATGTTAGTCATCAGGAATGACCAGTAACATTTGCTGGAAGATTAACCACACAGCTAGAAATAAAAAGTGGGAGGGGAGATTTCTGCATCTGTCCACACAGCTTTCACACAGAGTCAGATGATCAGAATATTCTTGTGCCACACCCTAACTCCCTTAAAGAGATAAACCAGCGATTCATCCACTTCCATGAAAGGCGGGAATTCACACAGCCTGAAAACTTGAAGATTCTGAGGTCAATTTGCTTTGGGTGAATATTTCAGAGTGTTCTTCTGTTCAGATTTACTTATGGGGTTCCATGGACAATTCATTTGCACTATGGAACTGTAATAAGACTCATTAACACATTATTAAACACTAGTGTAAAGTGTGCAGTACTTAAGATGCTTTATTGTGGATCTAGAAATGCTAACCTCTGACATTAAACACTGGAAAAGGTTTTTACCAAATCTGTTAAAAGTAGAACTGTGAATGCTGCTTATTAGTGAAAGGGAACAATGGTATAAGAGAGTGTGCTAAATGGTAGTGAATTAAGAAAGGGATATAATGCCTAATTAAAAATAGACACTCAATGGATGCTGGACTTCTTTGGTCATTAGCTGAAATGACCAAAGAAGTAATTTATTGACTTCTTAGGTCAAAATTACTTCTTTGGTCATTTCAGCCAATGATcaaagaaggtttttttattcaaatgtgaCTTTTGAAGTTAGCATCAATAGCCAGTTTGCATCCATCCTTTTATTTAAAGGCCTTATTTAAGAACTTTAGAGAACGAAGAGTGTTACAAAGACCAAGGAACTGAGAGGACAGGTCAGGTGAAAGTTATGAGGAATTTTAAAGGAGGGCAAAGTTATAAAACAAGATCCATATTTTCCAGCATATTATGAAGCACGGTTCTTCATCAAAATTGGAAACAGTATGTCAGAGCAGCAAACCTACTAAGACCTGGCTGTTCATGTGAGCATCAATCATAGAAACATGCAAGAAGTCCCTagtaactttggaggagcttCGGAAATCCACAGTGCGACTAGGGCAATCTGTCTACATGACAACCACTTACCAGTAAATCCACAAATctggcaagaagaaagctgtTGTTGACAGATCACCATCAGAAGTCCAATTGGGAATTTACAACTTAGCTATGACAGACACACAGCAAACATCTGTAAGTAGTTTCTCTGGCCAGAAGAGAGGAAAGTTAACACCTATGGGCCACATTCTGTGTAGCCGAAAACTGCATAGCTGAACAAACCATCCCcaatgtgaaacatggtggtggcagcattatgctgtggggatcaACAGATACAGGAAAGATTATCAGAGTTCATGTTGGAaatgaatggagctaaataatCCCTAAATAATCCACCATTGCTCTTTTAGAGCAATGGTGTCCAATTGCCACAAAGTTTGCTTTCCAATAACATACTGTGCTAGTTTTTCAAATGATTGAGGCACATCAGTAGAatgtatttgtcttttattaacTCAATTGTTTGCttctattttcatattttaataccATACTAGGTAGGGCGAGATATTTTACAAAGTGTTTTGGAAAACGTAGTAGGTCCTGTGCCATTTTTATAGCATAGAACAGACTTTTATTTCTAGACtaatcagaaaataataaacccCCCAAAGGTAAAAGACAgtagtctgtttttattttatttaaattttttttgcaaagg
It encodes:
- the abhd6b gene encoding monoacylglycerol lipase ABHD6b isoform X2 — protein: MKIFWIFRAAMAAELDVVNLFFIAGATLAIPILAFLASFLLWPSVLIKVYYWYWRRTLGLQVRYADCGGYRFCYSYRGKPGMRPSILMLHGFSAHKDMWLTVVKYLPKHLHIVCVDMPGHEGTTRTNTEDYSVQGQVRRIHQFVGSIHLNRKAFHLVGTSMGGNVAGVYAACYPSEICSMTLICPDGIRHPCETKFDNHLQDLEHSNFTLNIPLIPTTPDEMEDMFKLCSHVRFKIPQQILQGLVDVREPHNAFYEEVFMEIIGENSRYALQEHLHLITSPLQVIWGKQDQVVDVSGATVIAELVPGCRVDLLDNCGHSVVMEKPCRTAKLILEFIILQQTAKSGTKKSS
- the abhd6b gene encoding monoacylglycerol lipase ABHD6b isoform X1 → MINHPKQKKCCIIFSASLCKKPSNPSTADTQGHVSVCLDHDTQWAAMAAELDVVNLFFIAGATLAIPILAFLASFLLWPSVLIKVYYWYWRRTLGLQVRYADCGGYRFCYSYRGKPGMRPSILMLHGFSAHKDMWLTVVKYLPKHLHIVCVDMPGHEGTTRTNTEDYSVQGQVRRIHQFVGSIHLNRKAFHLVGTSMGGNVAGVYAACYPSEICSMTLICPDGIRHPCETKFDNHLQDLEHSNFTLNIPLIPTTPDEMEDMFKLCSHVRFKIPQQILQGLVDVREPHNAFYEEVFMEIIGENSRYALQEHLHLITSPLQVIWGKQDQVVDVSGATVIAELVPGCRVDLLDNCGHSVVMEKPCRTAKLILEFIILQQTAKSGTKKSS